The Ipomoea triloba cultivar NCNSP0323 chromosome 4, ASM357664v1 DNA segment ATTGATAAACTAACAAAAAGCCTAAGTTGATACTTGAACTGTAGACAACATGTGTTCCATCTAACTAAAAGTCaatgcacatttatatttatattatatttatgctataCTCTCCTCaatgcacatttatatttatattatatttatgctataCTCTCCTTAAATAGATCATTGATAAACGGCGTTTTAGCCTAAGAATGTTACTCCGTATGATTATCTACAATTGAGTGCTTTTTTTGGTGTTCCCTTCCATGtttgataaaaagaaaataaaatctaaatatTTTCAATGAGAATTAAAGGGATAATactcaaaataatttcttaacaatttcataattttaaaatcaatcaTAAACTATCAATTCACTTAAAATATTCAGCAATTGTGTAAATTTTTACTCATTTTACTTACACGatgactaaaataaataaatttttacataATCAATGTATCATTTTAGATTATTAAAATAGTTAATGACCAATTtaagatataattaataaaaattttagattattatttatGGACTAAATAGTCGATGACCAGTTTAAGAATTATGGAGTattacataattaataaaatattttaggtaTTATGATAGAGACTCTAGAGAGCATATTGGGGGAAATTATCAAtagtttttttgaaaacttatcaATAGTTAAATAAGTAAAAATGCAATGACATAGTAGCCGTTGTTCAGACccataaaatttgaaacttCAAATCAGTCCGGGCGAACAACAAACACAGAGCTGGAAACGATGGGGGAAGTAGAAGGGCCGATGCTGAAGCTAACTATGGAGAAGGGGCCGCTAGCCGGCCAAGCCGTGGAATTCAAACCCGGAATTGCCGTTCGGGTCGGCCGGGTTGTACGGGGAAACAATCTCACCATCACAGATTCCGGCATCTCCTCCAAACACCTCACCATCGAATTCAACTCCTCAGATGGAAAATGGTTCATCCGCGACCTCGGATCCTCAAACGGCACCTTTCTCAACGACGGCAAGCTCGATCCATCCTGCGCCGCTTGCCTCTCCGACTGCGACGTCGTCAAAATCGGCGAGCTAACTTCTATCAAGGTTCAGATCGGAGATACCGCCCGTGTTCCTACTAGGTCGAGGCGAAACGCCGGTAGGAAAGCGGCAATTGACACCGCAACAAGCGATGCGGCGGCGGAGAATTGCGAATTAGGGTTAGTGAGTGAAGATGCCAATCCCGCATCTACTAGGCCAAGGCGAAACCCTAGGAGGAAAGCGGCCATAGATACAGCAAGCGACGACGGAAATGCGGCAGTGAAATGTGAATTAGGGTTAGTGGGTGAAGATGCCAAGCCAAGGCGAAACCCTAGGAGGAAAGCAGCCACAGACACGGCAACAGCGGACGACGGAGATGCGGCAGAGAAATGTGAATTAGGGCTAGTGGATGAAGAATTGGGGAATAATAACAAGGGGAAGACAGGGAGGCCTCCTCGTCCTCGTACTCGGGCTAAGACTCAGGCTCAGAGGGACAGTGAAAGCGTCAAGGTCGAACTTCAACCTGAGGGTATTGGATTGGAAAATGCAGACATTAGTATGACAAGGAGCTCGAGCAAGGCAGAGAATTTCGATGGTGGGGCTTCTCAGGTTGAAACTGGTGACAATGAGATAGTAGAGAATTTGAGTGCGATTGAAACAGCAGCACAATATGCAGATGAAAATGGTGATCAAAGAAGGACTAGGAATGCCCGGgggagaggaagaggaagaggaagaggaaacAGGGAGCTAAGAAACCTTGTTCCAATTGAGCAGCCTCTGGCAAAGCCAAAAAGGGTCACCAGAAGCAAAAAACAGATCAATTTACAGGCAGAGAGTGTTACCACGGAAGAAGAGGAGGGAGCagcaaaaatgtcaatatcTAAGGAGCACGCACAATGTAAAGTTGAGGCAATTCGAAGCATGGAGGAGGAAAGGCAAGTGGAAGGGTATAATGCAGTGGAGGAGCTGGCGAATCTAAGAGAAGAAGGTCACAACGGTGTATTAAATACCTCTGGTGCAAACAAAGATgaaaatggtgttttggagcGAACTAAATGTCAAGATGAATCAATTCAACATATGGAGGAGGATGGACAAGTAGAAGGGAATCATACAGTTGAGGAAGAAGAAGCCTGCCATGGTTCACCCAATGTATCCGGTGGAAACATGGGCAAACATGATGTTGAAGAAGTGAACTTGGAAATTTTGACTCTAGGAGAGTGGCTCGATTATTTGGAGATTTATGTCCCAAAACAAATAATTGATGTCACAGAGGAGATGATATTGGAAATGAGAAAAAAGGCCGAGAAATTGCAAGAATTTATGCTGCATCAGAAGAACGCCAAGGAGAACACGTAGCAGTTATGGAGTAGACTGCATATCACGGTGGTTGGTAAATGCCTTTTAAATTTATCATGGACATATTAGATCTTAATTCAAATGTGTCATGCTCATAGGATTATCTTCTTATAATCCTTTGATTCACTTTATGCCCCAGTGTTTGTTCTCCTATTTGTACTTGGTAACAAAAACTTTTGTATTTTAACCATTGTCCTATATACATTGTCTTTCTCTCAAAATGCTCTAAGCTTAAATTGTTACCACTTCTgggtttaatttcatttctttcatTAGGTAAACAGCTGATCTGGAGAATTTGCTTTCTGTGATCTATTTGTGTAATAGCAGAATTGTAACTTGGATAACTGTAGGTAACAGAATTGTACTGACAACTGTTTGTTGAAGTGATCAaatgaaccttttttttttttttagaataatgaTCAAATGAACCTATTCATTCATTGACTAAAGAATTTATACTGCCAatctaaaattttctttctGTTATAGTTGGCTTTCTGTACATAATCCTAGAGATACATCTTTTTAAGATGGGGCACTTCTTGAATTAAAGTGCTGCCATAAACACGGATATAGAATCCGTTTAATCAATTAACTGCTCTATTTATCTCGTCTTTTCGCTGTATTTGATCAACGCCTAAACAAATTAAGGCTGTTTAATGTTTTAGAAGTTTTTTGGTTAGGCATTGCTGCCAATTTGGTTTTCTGGGGAATGATTTAGAAACAAGCCTTTGATGTTGTTGTATATTTACCTTGCACCACTTCATTAACAATATATTGTTTTTGAGGCAATGTTTTGAAAACTAAaatgtagtagtagtaatgtGATTATGGGATGACTATTGAAAAAAGTAACACTTATTTATCATGgtttatggcaaattatatgaacatggtctaccttgcattatgGACAATGattcaaaataacattcaaattatgtcacaaattatatacttaAGTTAATTTCAGTACTCTTATTCTCTGGATGCTTACTTAGCTGAACCTTTTGCATCCCTAAGGGTTATTATGGGTTATAACTATCTGAACTCCAAATTATTAAGAAAAGGGCAGGGGGTGATGATCAGAGCaatgaaaacaaaaaggaaTCAAATCCAAACAATAGCATAATAGATGTATAAAAACATGAAATCAAAATGCAGTCCACAAGGGATTCTAAATAGACAGAAGATCAAGAATCAAATCTTGTTTAACTCAAAACAGGAAAACTAGATGTGTGCTAAGGTGGAGGCTTGTGCATCTTAGGTGCTTAGGCTGTTGTAGGCAAAACAGCTGTTCCAGGTTTACGGTTTGCAAGCGGTCCATGACATCCAAGGAACTGCAATacaaaaggaaataaatttattatcatACCATGATTCCAACAGCCAAAATAAAAAGATCAAAGCTTGAAATGTGGTAATGTCATAGTTAGAAGCAGAATACCTTAGCATTGACACCATCAGGTACAATGCGATTCTCCTTCTTGAAGTTCACATAGTCAGTACGACTGAATTTGGTGAAACCCCTGAAAACAAATAATAGAGAATGATCTAAGCAATCATTCACAGCTAGCTAGTGTAGTAATTAAGGTTCATAAATATGCTTATCAGTTATCACAGATTGAAAATTGAAGCAAGGTAAATAAGGCTGTAAGCTGTGTGTCACAAAAACATAGATCGATGCAGATTACATACCATTTCCTGCTCACAATGATCTTTTGACGACCAGGGAAC contains these protein-coding regions:
- the LOC116015475 gene encoding uncharacterized protein LOC116015475 — translated: MGEVEGPMLKLTMEKGPLAGQAVEFKPGIAVRVGRVVRGNNLTITDSGISSKHLTIEFNSSDGKWFIRDLGSSNGTFLNDGKLDPSCAACLSDCDVVKIGELTSIKVQIGDTARVPTRSRRNAGRKAAIDTATSDAAAENCELGLVSEDANPASTRPRRNPRRKAAIDTASDDGNAAVKCELGLVGEDAKPRRNPRRKAATDTATADDGDAAEKCELGLVDEELGNNNKGKTGRPPRPRTRAKTQAQRDSESVKVELQPEGIGLENADISMTRSSSKAENFDGGASQVETGDNEIVENLSAIETAAQYADENGDQRRTRNARGRGRGRGRGNRELRNLVPIEQPLAKPKRVTRSKKQINLQAESVTTEEEEGAAKMSISKEHAQCKVEAIRSMEEERQVEGYNAVEELANLREEGHNGVLNTSGANKDENGVLERTKCQDESIQHMEEDGQVEGNHTVEEEEACHGSPNVSGGNMGKHDVEEVNLEILTLGEWLDYLEIYVPKQIIDVTEEMILEMRKKAEKLQEFMLHQKNAKENT